Proteins found in one Actinokineospora alba genomic segment:
- a CDS encoding esterase/lipase family protein — MRAILAVAALVAVLTPVSTATADPLYLTKEATFTTVANGWEKVDRYRDSTAGFVDEQYPPDGRGDQDGQRKTFFGGVARPSSSRFLLYSAPGWSTGAKTTPVLLVHGANDNPDRAWANPNESGGFGCGSMTCPSTGMMQHLRAQGHRVFAIGFAHKQGDNRQHAQQVGDAIAVIKSRLGVAKVDVVGWSKGMMSARMYVSSVRPAWGRVYAGDVRRLVTLGGPNGGYDYPFAHGWAHDFSIWPECGGKVNAPSPHTRMTCYGQYTYHPELSITPTAGWDAYPGQRQMLKRWDGVYGVNTSTQDWYTTYYGGQGVYTAGPGIQAAVDAGSLIAAIQGSPTPSAVPVYLLAGGAANIAGIWNETRGPSDGVVFIASALDTTGVTTVGATTTVSSANHLQLGWASATMSQVATWLS, encoded by the coding sequence ATGCGCGCGATCCTCGCTGTCGCGGCGTTAGTCGCGGTGCTCACCCCCGTGAGCACCGCGACCGCCGATCCCTTGTACCTGACCAAAGAAGCCACCTTCACCACGGTCGCCAACGGCTGGGAGAAGGTCGACCGCTACCGCGACAGCACCGCCGGTTTCGTCGACGAGCAGTACCCGCCGGACGGGCGCGGCGACCAGGACGGGCAGCGCAAGACGTTCTTCGGCGGCGTCGCCCGGCCCTCGTCGAGCCGGTTCCTGCTCTACTCCGCGCCGGGCTGGTCGACCGGGGCGAAGACCACTCCGGTGCTGCTTGTCCACGGCGCCAACGACAACCCGGACCGGGCGTGGGCCAACCCCAACGAGTCCGGCGGCTTCGGCTGCGGCTCGATGACGTGCCCGTCGACCGGGATGATGCAGCACCTGCGCGCGCAGGGACACCGGGTGTTCGCGATCGGCTTCGCGCACAAGCAGGGCGACAACCGCCAGCACGCGCAGCAGGTCGGCGACGCGATCGCGGTGATCAAGTCGCGGCTCGGGGTGGCCAAGGTCGACGTGGTCGGCTGGAGCAAGGGCATGATGTCGGCCCGCATGTACGTCTCGTCGGTGCGTCCGGCGTGGGGCCGGGTCTACGCCGGGGACGTACGCAGGCTGGTCACCCTCGGCGGCCCGAACGGCGGCTACGACTACCCCTTCGCCCACGGCTGGGCACACGACTTCTCCATCTGGCCCGAGTGCGGCGGCAAGGTCAACGCGCCGAGCCCGCACACCCGGATGACCTGCTACGGGCAGTACACCTACCACCCGGAGCTGTCGATCACGCCGACCGCGGGCTGGGACGCCTACCCCGGGCAGCGGCAGATGCTCAAGCGGTGGGACGGGGTCTACGGGGTGAACACGTCCACACAGGACTGGTACACGACGTACTACGGCGGACAGGGCGTCTACACGGCGGGCCCGGGCATCCAGGCCGCGGTCGACGCGGGGTCGCTGATCGCGGCCATCCAGGGGTCGCCCACCCCGAGCGCGGTCCCGGTGTACCTGCTGGCGGGCGGCGCGGCGAACATCGCGGGCATCTGGAACGAGACGCGCGGCCCGAGCGACGGCGTGGTCTTCATCGCCAGCGCCTTGGACACTACGGGGGTCACGACCGTGGGCGCCACAACGACTGTGAGTTCGGCCAACCACCTCCAGCTCGGCTGGGCGTCGGCGACGATGTCCCAGGTCGCGACCTGGCTGTCCTGA
- a CDS encoding alpha/beta fold hydrolase, whose translation MPKLSRVPVPGGDLTVATWGDGGRPVLAIHGITASHLAWAEVARLHQGRIIAPDLRGRGGSSGLPGPFGMAAHAEDCVAVLDALGIEQATVVGHSMGGFVAATLAHRHPSRVHDLILVDGGAPLPEIGMDIEAQLGPAIRRLSMRFASVEEYRDFWRGHPAFADWSPAIESYVDYDLTGTPPNLRSRVNADAVRADFRDLHTKSPAFDAVPAGTVFLRAERGLLDEPVPLYPNPEEFADRVRVRTIAGTNHYTILFGADGAHAVAAELVP comes from the coding sequence ATGCCGAAGCTGTCCCGAGTGCCCGTGCCGGGCGGCGACCTGACCGTCGCGACCTGGGGCGACGGCGGCCGTCCGGTGCTCGCGATCCACGGCATCACCGCCTCGCACCTGGCGTGGGCCGAGGTCGCCCGGCTGCACCAGGGGCGGATCATCGCGCCGGACCTGCGCGGCCGGGGCGGCAGCTCCGGGTTGCCCGGCCCGTTCGGGATGGCCGCCCACGCCGAGGACTGCGTCGCCGTCCTGGACGCGCTGGGCATCGAGCAAGCCACGGTTGTCGGTCACTCGATGGGCGGGTTCGTCGCGGCCACCCTCGCCCACCGGCACCCGTCGCGGGTGCACGACTTGATCCTTGTCGACGGTGGCGCTCCCCTACCTGAGATCGGTATGGATATCGAGGCGCAGCTGGGTCCGGCGATCCGCAGGCTGTCCATGCGGTTCGCGTCGGTGGAGGAGTACCGCGACTTCTGGCGCGGGCACCCGGCCTTCGCCGACTGGTCGCCCGCCATCGAGTCCTATGTGGACTACGACCTGACCGGCACTCCCCCGAACCTGCGCAGCCGGGTGAACGCCGACGCCGTGCGGGCCGACTTCCGGGACCTGCACACGAAATCCCCCGCGTTCGACGCCGTCCCGGCGGGCACCGTGTTCCTGCGGGCCGAGCGCGGCCTGCTCGACGAGCCCGTCCCGCTCTACCCGAACCCCGAGGAGTTCGCCGACCGCGTGCGCGTTCGGACGATCGCCGGGACCAACCACTACACGATCCTGTTCGGCGCGGACGGCGCCCACGCCGTCGCCGCCGAACTCGTCCCCTGA
- a CDS encoding SecDF P1 head subdomain-containing protein yields MTAPRRVDPRVLPSETGWLLALLAATVLVNAWTMAAFLADPGGDGGPGTSPLNNLVMLLGPGLALHVMIGRARARRSVPLAETPFRDAAKVIGDLVDQAALTHPPQVRLDRKAGARGFVLGVVNNPYLILGPELLSLCGMGGQRRAVFEAVIRHELAHLRAGDLRWYTIATALRFTNAFSALWAVFAVTLSLAYDQATGGQVADSLMRLIGLVLLAELIGRTFLRVREHHADLRAAESGTAVLIAAVAGGSDVPAARQWLRRHPGGRARVAILEKSGVVFASGPGQLFLGAATAGVLLAALHRAVDDPALAGLTVGIPLAWFCALVVWRSAWHTVSTGDRTNPLAFAAALFTGLVIGSRLAPLGSTPAIPLSPTVLAAYAVGATVLCLWLHVLGMARARRDPGAARLDRFLYGAGLCVAFVGGWLFSTLAVGFTVTPWAVAAAAVVAGSLAAPRVLTRRSTLTTRLIAAAAVIATVVAMVLVTQWSAPKPAKIEIRAVDAGQDAADFACPTSEPGPADPKLPLTACSVDGKEKYALGPVELTSDDVVSVEPGVTETGGGELTVKFTEAGTQRWADLTGRHVGKQLAILAGGRVLTAPIVHEAMNTDTMVISGSWTVAEVRDLAKVINGM; encoded by the coding sequence GTGACCGCGCCGAGACGGGTGGACCCACGGGTCCTGCCCTCGGAAACCGGCTGGCTGCTGGCCCTGCTGGCCGCGACCGTCCTGGTCAACGCCTGGACCATGGCCGCCTTCCTGGCCGACCCGGGCGGCGACGGCGGGCCGGGCACCAGCCCGCTCAACAACCTGGTCATGCTCCTGGGCCCGGGTCTCGCCCTGCACGTGATGATCGGCCGGGCCCGGGCCCGCCGGTCCGTTCCGCTGGCGGAGACCCCGTTCCGTGACGCGGCCAAGGTGATCGGCGACCTCGTCGACCAAGCCGCCCTCACCCACCCGCCGCAGGTTCGGCTCGACCGCAAGGCGGGCGCGCGGGGATTCGTCCTCGGCGTCGTGAACAACCCGTACCTCATCCTCGGCCCCGAGCTGCTGTCGCTGTGCGGCATGGGCGGTCAGCGCCGCGCCGTGTTCGAGGCGGTCATCCGGCACGAACTCGCCCACCTACGCGCGGGCGACCTGCGCTGGTACACCATCGCCACCGCGCTGCGATTCACCAACGCCTTCTCCGCGCTGTGGGCCGTCTTCGCCGTCACCCTGAGCCTGGCGTACGACCAGGCGACCGGCGGCCAGGTCGCCGACTCGCTGATGCGGTTGATCGGCCTGGTCCTGCTCGCCGAACTCATCGGACGCACCTTCCTGCGCGTCCGTGAACACCACGCCGACCTGCGCGCCGCCGAAAGCGGGACCGCGGTCCTGATCGCGGCCGTCGCGGGTGGTTCCGACGTTCCCGCCGCGCGCCAATGGCTGCGCAGGCACCCCGGTGGGCGCGCGCGAGTCGCGATCCTGGAGAAGTCCGGGGTCGTCTTCGCGAGTGGCCCCGGCCAGCTGTTCCTGGGCGCCGCGACCGCCGGTGTCCTGCTGGCGGCGCTGCACCGCGCCGTCGACGATCCCGCACTGGCCGGGCTGACGGTCGGCATCCCGCTCGCCTGGTTCTGCGCGCTCGTGGTGTGGCGCTCGGCCTGGCACACCGTCTCCACCGGCGACCGGACCAACCCGCTCGCGTTCGCCGCCGCCCTGTTCACCGGATTGGTGATCGGCAGCCGATTGGCTCCGCTCGGCTCCACGCCCGCGATCCCCTTGTCCCCCACGGTTCTCGCGGCGTACGCGGTGGGCGCGACCGTGCTGTGCCTGTGGCTGCACGTGCTCGGCATGGCACGCGCCCGCCGAGATCCCGGTGCCGCCCGCCTCGACCGGTTCCTCTACGGCGCGGGACTGTGCGTCGCGTTCGTGGGCGGCTGGCTGTTCAGCACGCTCGCCGTCGGTTTCACGGTCACCCCGTGGGCCGTCGCCGCCGCAGCCGTCGTCGCGGGTTCCCTGGCCGCGCCGCGGGTGCTCACCCGCCGATCCACCCTGACCACGCGGCTGATCGCAGCGGCGGCGGTGATCGCCACCGTCGTCGCGATGGTGCTCGTCACCCAGTGGTCCGCGCCGAAGCCGGCCAAAATCGAGATCCGTGCGGTCGACGCAGGCCAGGACGCGGCGGACTTCGCCTGCCCCACCAGCGAACCCGGGCCTGCGGACCCGAAGCTCCCGCTGACCGCCTGCTCGGTCGACGGCAAGGAGAAGTACGCGCTGGGCCCGGTCGAGCTGACCTCCGACGACGTCGTCTCCGTCGAACCAGGCGTCACGGAGACCGGCGGCGGGGAACTCACCGTGAAGTTCACCGAAGCGGGCACCCAGCGCTGGGCGGACCTCACGGGCCGCCACGTCGGCAAGCAGCTGGCGATCCTGGCCGGTGGGCGGGTCCTCACCGCGCCGATCGTCCACGAGGCCATGAACACCGACACGATGGTCATCTCCGGCAGCTGGACGGTCGCCGAGGTCCGCGATTTGGCCAAGGTCATCAACGGCATGTGA
- a CDS encoding sulfite exporter TauE/SafE family protein, producing MNTVLLALTAGAVIGIALGALGSGGGVLGVPVLIYLLGLDPASAATASLLVVSVTSVTALVRHAHNVHWRTGAVFAAAGLLPAVGAATLAEHLPRSVLTGIFAMIAAAAAFALVRAVPDDENPALLGGMSRTATLGGSDADTRAGSGKPKLTQHIAGSELADTGGAGKAGPRLVHLAEGGTADLVATTATVVEQRPGTGRAMVSGGGLGAITGLLGVGGGFLAVPTLVTVMRLRMRAAVATSLFVIAVNSAAALTTRLSTTAPDLDWAVLGPFAGAALLGAWDGKRLSAKVSETTLRRLFAVLLFGVAVFMLVDSVIRHVAG from the coding sequence GTGAACACGGTGCTGCTCGCGTTGACCGCGGGCGCGGTCATCGGGATCGCACTCGGCGCGCTGGGCAGTGGCGGCGGGGTGCTGGGCGTGCCCGTGCTGATCTACCTGCTCGGCCTCGACCCGGCCAGTGCGGCCACCGCGAGCCTGCTGGTCGTCTCCGTCACGTCGGTGACGGCCCTGGTTCGGCACGCGCACAACGTGCACTGGCGGACGGGGGCCGTGTTCGCCGCCGCGGGCCTGCTTCCGGCGGTCGGGGCGGCGACGCTGGCCGAGCACCTCCCCCGGTCGGTCCTGACCGGCATCTTCGCCATGATCGCCGCCGCCGCGGCCTTCGCCCTGGTCCGCGCCGTCCCCGACGACGAGAATCCCGCCCTGCTCGGCGGAATGAGCCGAACGGCGACCCTCGGGGGTAGCGATGCCGACACCCGCGCGGGCAGTGGCAAACCGAAGCTCACCCAGCACATCGCCGGCAGCGAACTCGCCGACACAGGCGGCGCGGGCAAGGCCGGCCCGCGATTGGTCCACCTGGCCGAAGGCGGCACCGCCGACCTGGTCGCCACCACAGCCACCGTTGTCGAACAGCGGCCGGGAACCGGTCGGGCCATGGTGTCCGGCGGTGGGCTCGGCGCGATCACCGGCCTGCTCGGCGTCGGCGGCGGCTTCCTCGCCGTTCCCACCCTGGTCACCGTCATGCGGCTGCGGATGCGCGCGGCCGTCGCCACCAGCCTGTTCGTCATCGCCGTCAACTCCGCCGCCGCCCTGACCACCCGGCTGAGCACCACCGCCCCCGACCTCGACTGGGCCGTCCTCGGCCCGTTCGCCGGCGCCGCGCTCCTCGGCGCGTGGGATGGCAAACGCTTGTCCGCCAAGGTGTCCGAGACGACCCTGCGCAGGCTGTTCGCCGTCCTGCTGTTCGGTGTCGCGGTGTTCATGCTCGTCGACTCCGTGATCAGGCACGTCGCCGGATAA
- a CDS encoding MBL fold metallo-hydrolase, which produces MTRLVFQQFYLDCLSHASYLVGDRHTGRAVVVDPQRDIGGYLDAARDAGLLIERVIETHVHADFLSGHLELAEATGARISYGSAAQVDFPIDPLDDGTRVSLGGVDLEIMHTPGHTPESICVVVREHPDAAPYGVLTGDTLFIGDVGRPDLLGANGWSAEDLARALYRSTRERLLTLPDATRVFPAHGAGSACGKSLSTETSSTIGEQRTANYALAPMSEDEFVHAVCDGQSIAPMYFAFASHRNRENRPTFHEDLPVPIVDSLDGVTVLDTRDPDDFARGHVAGAINVGLDGRFADLTGQVLRFDAPIVLVCEPGRAEEARNRLARIGFDRVLGRWDKPGDVTTRRLSPSDLESTTARLVDVRAAGEVESAGTIPGALHVPLTELLKRLDELDPAEPTVVYCAGGFRSSVAASVLRANGFTDVADLAGGYNAWRDARVETV; this is translated from the coding sequence TTGACCAGACTCGTCTTCCAGCAGTTCTACCTCGACTGCCTCTCCCACGCGTCCTACCTCGTGGGCGACCGGCACACCGGTCGGGCCGTCGTGGTCGACCCGCAACGCGACATCGGGGGCTACCTCGACGCGGCGCGGGACGCGGGCCTGCTGATCGAGCGGGTGATCGAGACCCACGTGCACGCCGACTTCCTGTCGGGGCACCTGGAACTCGCCGAGGCCACGGGCGCGCGGATCTCCTACGGCTCGGCCGCCCAGGTCGACTTCCCCATCGACCCGCTCGACGACGGCACGCGGGTCTCGCTCGGCGGGGTCGACCTCGAGATCATGCACACCCCCGGCCACACGCCGGAGTCGATCTGCGTGGTCGTCCGCGAGCATCCCGACGCGGCCCCTTATGGCGTGCTCACCGGCGACACGCTGTTCATCGGCGACGTCGGCCGCCCCGACCTGCTCGGCGCCAACGGCTGGTCGGCCGAGGACCTGGCCCGCGCCCTCTACCGCTCGACCCGAGAGCGCCTGCTGACGCTGCCCGACGCGACCAGGGTGTTCCCCGCGCACGGCGCGGGCTCGGCGTGCGGCAAGAGCCTGTCCACCGAGACGAGCAGCACCATCGGCGAGCAGCGCACGGCGAACTACGCGCTGGCGCCGATGAGCGAGGACGAGTTCGTCCACGCCGTGTGCGACGGGCAGAGCATCGCGCCGATGTACTTCGCCTTCGCGTCGCACCGCAACCGCGAGAACCGGCCCACGTTCCACGAGGACCTTCCGGTGCCGATCGTCGACAGCCTCGACGGCGTCACCGTGCTCGACACCCGAGACCCGGACGACTTCGCCCGCGGCCACGTCGCAGGCGCGATCAACGTCGGCCTCGACGGCCGGTTCGCCGACTTGACCGGCCAGGTCCTGCGGTTCGACGCGCCGATCGTGCTGGTCTGCGAGCCGGGACGCGCCGAGGAGGCCCGCAACCGGCTGGCCCGCATCGGGTTCGACCGGGTCCTGGGCCGATGGGACAAGCCCGGCGACGTCACCACCCGCCGGCTGAGCCCGTCGGACCTCGAAAGCACCACCGCGCGCCTGGTCGACGTGCGCGCGGCGGGTGAGGTCGAGTCGGCCGGGACCATCCCGGGCGCGCTGCACGTCCCGCTCACCGAACTGCTCAAGCGGCTGGACGAACTGGACCCCGCCGAGCCCACCGTCGTGTACTGCGCGGGCGGTTTCCGCTCGTCGGTCGCCGCGTCGGTGTTGCGGGCCAACGGCTTCACCGACGTGGCGGACCTGGCGGGCGGCTACAACGCCTGGCGGGACGCCCGGGTGGAGACGGTGTGA
- a CDS encoding fatty acid desaturase family protein, with protein MTALTATSRGPIDHLSAEDIELLGKELDAIRQQILDSRGERDAAYIRKVIDAQRKLELTSRGILLFSLFPPAWLVGTAGLGLAKILENMEIGHNVMHGQWDWMRDPKIHSTTWEWDNASPSAQWKHSHNELHHTYTNVIGKDNDLGYGIMRVDEDQKWHPIYLGQPLWNFVNACIFEYGIAAYDLELGKNLHKRRRKNPEFQARLKQALKKIRGQMTKDYVIHPLLSGPSAVTTLTANLTANLIRNLWTHSVIMCGHFPEGVQTFSKKSIDGESRGEWYLRQMLGSANISGGPLLHLMTGNLSYQIEHHLFPDLPSNRYQEIAPKVQELFERYGLTYVSGSLPKQVASAWAKVIRLSLPNDLLTKLGKLTKLA; from the coding sequence ATGACCGCACTCACGGCCACCAGCCGCGGCCCCATCGACCACCTGAGCGCCGAGGACATCGAGCTGCTCGGCAAGGAACTCGACGCCATCCGCCAGCAGATCCTCGACTCGCGCGGCGAGCGGGACGCGGCCTACATCCGCAAGGTGATCGACGCGCAGCGCAAGCTGGAGCTCACCAGCCGCGGCATCCTGCTGTTCTCCCTGTTCCCGCCCGCGTGGCTGGTCGGCACGGCCGGTCTGGGGCTGGCGAAGATCCTGGAGAACATGGAGATCGGCCACAACGTCATGCACGGCCAGTGGGACTGGATGCGTGACCCGAAGATCCACTCGACCACCTGGGAGTGGGACAACGCCTCCCCGTCGGCGCAGTGGAAGCACTCGCACAACGAGCTGCACCACACGTACACCAACGTCATCGGCAAGGACAACGACCTCGGCTACGGCATCATGCGGGTCGACGAGGACCAGAAGTGGCACCCGATCTACCTGGGCCAGCCGCTGTGGAACTTCGTCAACGCGTGCATCTTCGAGTACGGCATCGCGGCCTATGACCTCGAGCTGGGCAAGAACCTGCACAAGCGGCGCCGCAAGAACCCGGAGTTCCAGGCCCGGCTGAAGCAGGCGCTGAAGAAGATCCGCGGCCAGATGACCAAGGACTACGTCATCCACCCGCTGCTGTCGGGTCCGTCGGCGGTCACCACGCTGACCGCGAACCTCACCGCGAACCTGATCCGCAACCTGTGGACCCACTCGGTGATCATGTGCGGCCACTTCCCCGAGGGCGTCCAGACCTTCTCGAAGAAGTCCATCGACGGCGAGTCCCGCGGCGAGTGGTACCTGCGCCAGATGCTCGGCTCGGCCAACATCTCCGGCGGCCCGCTGCTGCACCTGATGACCGGCAACCTGTCGTACCAGATCGAGCACCACCTGTTCCCGGACCTGCCGAGCAACCGGTACCAGGAGATCGCCCCGAAGGTCCAGGAACTCTTCGAGCGCTACGGCCTGACCTATGTCAGCGGCTCCCTGCCCAAGCAGGTCGCCTCGGCCTGGGCCAAGGTCATCCGCCTCTCCCTTCCGAACGACCTCCTCACCAAGCTGGGCAAGCTCACCAAACTCGCCTGA
- a CDS encoding ferredoxin reductase, producing MTSTVPRLRDRLLRLAELATTPLVPSDYLDILNPLRAGADLRGRIEELRPETRDAVTLVIRPGRGWRPHTPGQYVRIGVDVDGVRQWRAYSLTSPADRADGRITVTVKAIPDGVVSNHLVRRARPGTVIQLDQATGDFVLPTVRPEKVLFVTAGSGITPVMGMLRSALDDLRDVVLLHSAPTAEDVIFASELRALRGRITLIELHTDTDGMLDVADLGKLVPDFAERETWACGPTGLLDALQEHYTERDLTLRTERFRPTVLVTGDGGTVTFANSNTVVDTDGTGPLLDAGEAAGVLMPSGCRMGICFGCVVPLREGAVRDLRNGALTTAAPGDGVRIQTCVTAAAGDCTIEL from the coding sequence ATGACCTCGACCGTGCCGCGACTGCGCGACCGGCTGCTGCGACTCGCCGAACTGGCGACGACCCCACTGGTGCCCAGCGACTACCTCGACATCCTCAACCCGCTGCGCGCGGGTGCTGACCTGCGCGGACGCATCGAAGAGCTGCGTCCCGAGACGCGCGACGCGGTCACCCTGGTCATCCGCCCCGGCCGCGGCTGGCGGCCGCACACCCCCGGCCAGTACGTGCGCATCGGCGTCGACGTCGACGGCGTGCGCCAGTGGCGGGCCTACTCGCTGACCTCCCCGGCCGACCGCGCGGACGGCCGCATCACCGTCACGGTGAAGGCCATCCCGGACGGCGTGGTCAGCAACCACCTCGTCCGCCGCGCGCGCCCCGGCACGGTCATCCAGCTCGACCAGGCCACCGGCGACTTCGTGCTGCCGACCGTGCGGCCCGAGAAGGTCCTGTTCGTCACCGCGGGCAGCGGCATCACCCCGGTGATGGGCATGCTCCGCTCCGCCCTGGACGACCTGCGCGACGTCGTGCTGCTGCACTCGGCGCCGACGGCGGAAGACGTGATCTTCGCCAGCGAGCTGCGCGCACTGCGCGGCCGGATCACGCTGATCGAACTGCACACCGACACCGACGGCATGCTCGACGTCGCCGACCTGGGCAAGCTCGTCCCGGACTTCGCCGAGCGCGAGACCTGGGCGTGCGGCCCCACCGGCCTGCTGGACGCACTGCAGGAGCACTACACCGAGCGGGACCTGACGCTGCGCACCGAGCGTTTCCGCCCGACCGTCCTCGTCACCGGCGACGGCGGCACGGTCACCTTCGCCAACTCCAACACCGTCGTTGATACAGACGGCACCGGCCCGCTGCTCGACGCGGGCGAGGCCGCCGGCGTCCTGATGCCGTCCGGCTGCCGCATGGGCATCTGTTTCGGCTGCGTCGTGCCGCTGCGCGAAGGCGCGGTGCGCGACCTGCGCAACGGCGCGCTGACCACCGCCGCCCCCGGGGACGGCGTCCGCATCCAGACCTGCGTCACGGCCGCCGCGGGCGACTGCACAATCGAGCTGTAG
- a CDS encoding PucR family transcriptional regulator has translation MPQGPREVSDLELSAGAEAVLRARLPSIAELTVAAIIVEVPSYTGALSGKMGANIERAVQLALGRFLDLASRTKGADPSTPMGPAVDAARDLGRGEARSGRSMEALLAAYRVGARVSWRELAAAALEGGLDAAALAQFAELVFAYIDELSAASVAGHADELATTGRVRQRHLERLSHALLTGAPADAVLAAAERAHWPPPRTLTAVLVPVDQLRKALTPLDARTLQPAEDVPGLEDEVGALLVPDAPRATLLRALRRTDAFVGPTREWLQVRTSYDRALRAWRLGLAGDTDAHLAELVVRADEGALEDLRARVLAPIRALRPTTAEKLTDTLRSWLLHHGRREDIAADLFVHAQTVRYRMGQLRELYGEKLDDPRTVLELTLALAAR, from the coding sequence ATGCCGCAAGGGCCACGTGAGGTGTCCGACCTCGAACTGTCCGCCGGGGCCGAAGCCGTCCTGCGCGCCCGGCTGCCGTCGATCGCCGAGCTGACCGTGGCGGCGATCATCGTCGAGGTGCCCAGCTACACCGGGGCGCTCAGCGGGAAGATGGGCGCGAACATCGAACGCGCCGTCCAGCTCGCGCTCGGCCGCTTCCTCGACCTGGCCTCCCGGACCAAAGGGGCCGACCCGAGCACCCCGATGGGTCCCGCGGTCGACGCGGCCCGCGACCTCGGACGCGGCGAGGCGCGCAGCGGCCGGTCCATGGAAGCCCTGCTCGCCGCGTACCGGGTCGGGGCTCGGGTGTCCTGGCGTGAGCTGGCCGCCGCCGCGCTGGAGGGCGGCCTCGACGCGGCGGCGCTGGCCCAGTTCGCCGAGCTGGTGTTCGCCTACATCGACGAGCTGTCCGCCGCCAGCGTCGCCGGGCACGCCGACGAACTGGCCACCACCGGCCGGGTCCGGCAGCGGCACCTGGAACGGCTCAGCCACGCCCTGCTGACCGGGGCGCCCGCCGACGCCGTCCTGGCCGCCGCCGAACGCGCCCACTGGCCGCCGCCGCGGACGTTGACCGCGGTGCTGGTGCCGGTCGATCAGCTGCGCAAGGCCCTGACCCCGCTCGACGCGCGGACGCTGCAGCCCGCCGAGGACGTCCCCGGGTTGGAGGACGAGGTCGGCGCCCTGCTGGTCCCCGACGCGCCGCGGGCCACGCTGCTGCGCGCGCTTCGGCGGACGGACGCTTTCGTCGGGCCGACCCGCGAGTGGCTTCAAGTGCGCACGTCGTACGACCGCGCTCTGCGCGCCTGGCGGCTCGGGTTGGCAGGCGACACCGACGCGCACCTGGCGGAGCTGGTGGTGCGGGCCGACGAAGGCGCGCTGGAGGACCTGCGGGCCCGCGTCCTCGCCCCGATCCGCGCGCTTCGGCCGACCACCGCGGAGAAGCTGACCGACACCCTGCGGTCGTGGCTGCTGCACCACGGCAGGCGTGAGGACATCGCGGCGGACCTGTTCGTCCACGCGCAGACCGTGCGCTACCGCATGGGCCAACTCCGCGAGCTGTATGGCGAGAAACTCGACGACCCGCGCACGGTGCTGGAACTGACCTTGGCCCTAGCCGCGCGGTGA
- a CDS encoding YchJ family protein has protein sequence MTPLNRCPCGTGETLDECCGRLHSGEAKAATAEQLMRSRFSAFAVGDEAYLLSSWHSSTRPAELDLDPGQRWTALEIIGKSRGGPFDKEGTVEFRAHYREGRTAGVLHENSTFTRENGHWVYVDGTQSPRG, from the coding sequence GTGACCCCCTTGAACCGCTGCCCTTGCGGAACCGGTGAAACCCTCGACGAGTGCTGCGGCAGGCTGCACTCCGGCGAGGCGAAAGCCGCGACCGCCGAACAACTGATGCGCTCCCGCTTCAGCGCGTTCGCCGTGGGCGACGAGGCATACCTGTTGTCCTCCTGGCATTCCTCGACCCGCCCGGCCGAACTTGATCTCGACCCCGGGCAGCGCTGGACCGCCCTGGAGATCATCGGCAAGAGCCGCGGCGGCCCATTCGACAAAGAGGGCACCGTCGAGTTCCGCGCCCACTACCGCGAAGGCCGCACCGCAGGCGTCCTCCACGAGAACAGCACTTTCACTCGCGAAAACGGGCACTGGGTGTACGTGGATGGGACCCAGTCACCGCGCGGCTAG
- a CDS encoding PaaI family thioesterase, with amino-acid sequence MTQRDDLGISIQERLYPDLPCFGCGHGNDKGLKLRSYPADGFVTAEFTPWPEHDNGLGYLNGGIIGTVLDCHSAAAVMLEADRRGWPPLPGAALSYVTAGLAVRYLRPAPLHDTVELRATVIEAAEAAMTVEVELNWDGKTRAAATALWKRWRPR; translated from the coding sequence ATGACGCAGCGTGACGACTTAGGGATCAGCATTCAGGAGCGGCTGTATCCCGACCTGCCGTGCTTCGGCTGTGGGCACGGCAACGACAAGGGCCTCAAGCTGCGCAGCTACCCCGCGGACGGGTTCGTGACCGCCGAGTTCACGCCGTGGCCCGAGCACGACAACGGGCTCGGCTACCTCAACGGCGGCATCATCGGCACCGTGCTGGACTGCCACTCGGCGGCGGCGGTGATGTTGGAGGCGGATCGGCGGGGCTGGCCGCCGCTGCCGGGGGCCGCGCTGTCCTATGTGACCGCCGGGCTGGCAGTGCGCTACCTGCGTCCCGCTCCCCTGCACGACACGGTGGAGCTGCGCGCCACGGTGATCGAGGCGGCGGAGGCGGCGATGACCGTGGAGGTCGAACTGAACTGGGACGGCAAGACCCGTGCCGCCGCGACCGCACTGTGGAAGCGCTGGCGGCCGCGGTGA